The DNA window TTATGTCACAAAtagatttaaatatatattgaaaataaattattttcttcatcttataattatatttacttttttttttattttaaagggttaatccaaataaaatatcaaacatttgcCGATTTTATCAGCCATGGTCGAACTtttcaaaatcggctagtttaacttattttgggatatttgaaactttttctAGCCATTCgttaatcaaaccaaaaaattaaGTCCATTTTTGGTAACATTCATCCCGAAATTTTAGGTTTGATTCACGAATgggtaaaaaaaaatctaaaatatacTAAACTAACTGATTTAAAGATTTGACTATATAACTGACAAAACCCGCaagtatttataattttattgagaTTAATCCTATTTAGAATAGTGAACATTTTCTGTTTCTAGgctatataattaatttattcatgAACGTACTTATTTGCATTGTTATTATAAAGTAAAGATCCTTCAAGTGTACGTAAATATTCTTgccaattagaatgggacaaaACCAATATAATTTGtattctttaaattaattataattcaacTTGATGAACTGAGgggataatttatttttaaaggaTAGTtggtatattttattaaaatttatttgaatactaGAAGATTTAAATATCCTTTCAGATTTAAGAAATCCCTAacacatttaataataataacattagaACCACTTGATTCAATTCCTGTGTATAAATAAATTGCACAATTCTCATTATTCATAACCCACCACCATTTCCATTGTGTTTAATTAAGATGTGGCTCATGAGTATCTTTGTATTTGCATTTGCAGTAACAGTATCATACGTTGCTCATTGGATTTTCAGGTGGCGGAATCCCCCTTGTAATGGAAGACTTCCTCCTGGTTCCATGGGGCTGCCGCTCATCGGAGAAACTATTCAGTTCTTTATTCCTAGCAAGTCGCTGGACATGCCTCATTTTGTGAAGAGCAGAATCAAAAAGTAAGCTTATacaaaagttatattttaaatttcattggTTCGGACTGAAATTCGACTCGAGATCTTATGGTGATGTGTATTTTTGTATGATTGCAGATACGgatcaatatttaaaacaagCTTGGCGGGACGACCAGTAGTCGTATCATCAGACGATGATTTCAATCATTTTATTCTCCAACAAGAAGGGAAGTTGGTAGAATTATGGTATATGGATACTTTGTCTGAGCTTGTCGGACAAAATGGTTCTTTTAAAGACGGTATTAGTTTCGGACATATCTATAAGACTTTCAAGAGATTGATTACTGAGCATTTCGGTCCTGAAAGACTTAAAGAACACATTCTTCCTCAATTGGAAGACGTGGTGGACGATTACTTGCAAGCGTGGTCGAAGCAGGACTCTATTGACTTAAAACATTCTTGTTGCAGTGTACGTAGGATATAACTTAAGTTATTTTGACGATATAGATCAAATTACAGTAACTCTGTTGTTTTCAGGTGATATTGGATTTTACTGCAAAGTTGTTATTTAGCTACGATACGGACAAAAGTGGAGACAATCTAAGCAGAACATTTGCAAGCTTTGCAGAAGGGTTACTTTCTTTTCCTGTAAACATTCCAGGAACAGCCTTTCACAAGTGTATGGAGGTAACTTCAGAATTTCAGTAGAAATTAATgtcgaaatttaatttttgattaacTCCGAGCCgatttgttgattttattttcagaataagaACAATATAGTGAAGATAATAAAGGAATCACTGGAGAAGCGAAGAGCTTTTCCTGAAACAAGTAAACGGGATTTACTTGATAGTCTGATACAACAAATGGAAGCTGATAACTTATTTACGGTTGATCTTGTTAGTTATCTTATCTTTGTACTTCTACTTGCTACGTCTGAGACAGTTCCGACAACATTAACTTTGGCCATTAGACTATTGTCTGAACATCCTCTAGTCATGCAAGAATTACTGGTATAACTTGAAACTCAGTAATTTCATCTTAAATGTctttaattcataatttttcttttaagtaTTTATTCCGGAATCAAAAATCCTACCAGAAAGAGCACGAAGAGATCATCCGAAACAGAGAAGATAAAGAAACCGGTGTGACATGGAAGGAATATAAATCCATGACTTTTACAATGAATGTAAGCCAACTTCAGCTAATAAGTATTACTTGCCACTTTTCGGGTTTTCTTTGCTGATTTGATCGTAATGACAAATGCAGGTTATTAATGAAGCACTTCGGATGAGTGGTTCGGTAGCAATGTTAAGAAGAACATTGGCCGATATTTATATAAACGGTAAtcatgtttttattttctataaattttcaaaatttcagaTTTTCTTATTACCTCAGGATCTGATGaaataattgtaaatttaaaGGATATACGATTCCAAAAGGCTGGACAATCATGATAGTTCCTGCTTCTAGTCACTTGAACCCAAATAATTATAAAGATCCCACTGCTTTCAATCCATGGCGATGGAAGGTATTATATTAACTTcgagtttaattaaattaaaattaattcgaCAACAATGAGGCTAATCAGGAATTTAATTAATCCTTAATTGACAAGCAGGATTTGGGATCAGATGAACTGTCCAAAACTTTTATCCCATTCGGTCGGGGAATGAGACCATGCAGCGGAGCAGATTTCACCAAAGTGTTTCTTGCAGTGTTTCTCCATGTTTTCGTGACCAAATACAAATACAGCACTGTGAAGACGGGAGACATTGCTAGAACTCCGATATTAAAATTTGGTAATGGACATTTCATTAAGCTATCAGAGAAGCAAGAAGTGAAATGATGAGGCTATAAAATCAAGAAAGAAAGTGAATTATGCATTGAAGGGTACAAGAAATTAATGGGTGATTTGAGTGTCATATGAAATAATTATGTCAGTGTCATTTGAGATAATTAAAGGTTATGTTTCATAAATAAATAGTTATTCCATGTTGTAAGGACAAGCAacctttttttttgtattttgtaaGCAATACAACTGTGCATGCATGTGTAAGTtggaaaatataaaagaaaaatcttATTTTTCTTCTAATGTTCACCTATGAAAATCTCTCTATGTCTAGTTAAGGTTTCCAATCGAAATCATTTTCTTTCTATTCCTTTATGGATTCTTTTGAGTTTGGTTCAGGCATTGCATCGAATAGTTTTTGAGCTAGTTAGGTGTAAAAGACGGAAGTACTTGATcacaaattacaaatttaatcaagtaattattaaaaacttttaatttttttgctttataaatgaaaaattgatacttttttaaattttattaccatttaatttcagttttaaaaatttaaaataactttaactCAATCCTACCCAACTCGAGGTCTAACCAAagcttaatatataatttaacctaattatACCACCTTATTAAGTAACACttctaaattgtaattttttttccaatcgcatatttaaattttatttttttgctaatttaactttttaaaaggttaaattatattttaagccATAAGAAAACACATATAGTTAATAGGTGTCCTAGAATAAAATAGAGCAACTTAGAGGGTTAGAAGTGAAGTAACtaaatacatagtttgacccctgaacttgtacccttttacccatctaacctctaaacttaacgtctcacctatcgaacctctgaacttgttaaataatccgatttgacccctgaacttgataaaaacgtaaacattgaacccctccgtacacaatttcttctagaatgtttcaagtgacaggtggcacggaggggttcaatatttacgtatttatcaagtttaggggttaaatcggattatttaacaagttcagaggttcgataggtgagacgttaagtttagaggttagatgggtaaaagggtacaagttcaggggtcaaactatgtattaagccttaaATATAGTggttttgattgtttaaatCATGAACCCACTATGAttcattttagaattttaaaacatatttaagaatattttaataatttaactatgattaattattttttaaactttaatgAAAGTATTATTTAATCTACTTCTCATGGGTATTATAGGATGTGTCTCTAAATTACGTACATAAAAGAGACATTTACTAACTTGCAGCCCTAACAATTAGATATTGAATTCTTTAAAAACAGAGTTGGATCGTTGACATATAGAGAGTGAAGGGTTGCTTCCAAtagtttcttttattatttactttgGTATTTTAAAAAGCAACTCAACTAATCAgcacaatttaaaataaaaagagccTATTTTTAGGTCCTTAAACTATACCTATTTTATTCATTCGgttcttaaactattttttatctttttctggTCCTTCACCTTAGcgaaaaatcattttcaaatcCCTGAATAATAAAAATGATGTTGTTTCGTTATTTTTGGAAATGCAATTTGTTACCTAATGGCGTCGTTTTTGTCAATTAAGGActcgaaaataatttttcactAAATTGAAAGAACAGATAaggacaaaaaataatttacggACCGGATTAACAAACCAGGTATAGTTTAAGCATCTGAAAATGGACTATTCctttaaaatagataattaattagAGCTATCGGGTTTGAGTCTTATTATTTAcatattagaaataaaattatgtcACTGCTTGGCAATTGGCATACTTTATTAATGGAGTTACTTACAATTCTGGTTTATTGTGTATATAATATAATCACTAGAACTCTCGGTCTCTTCAGGGTCACTTAATTCTATCCTATCCTTGTGTTtgaatttcttattttaattagtgAAAATATGGATTATTATGGGTGTTTTTGCTCTAGGAATTCTGGTATATGTTGCTCATCGGATTTTCAGGTGGCAGGATCATCCTTGTAATGGCAGGCTTCCTCCCGGTTCGATGGTTTTGCCACTCCTTGGAGTTCTGGAGAGACAATTCAGTTCTTTATTCacaataaaaatatgtatatatattccGGCAACATAATTACACACACATATattcattattaaataaatcgaaattttaattattatagtaaTGTCCCAATGTGAAATTTTCATCACATTTGTTattcaacaaattaaaacctTCTTGTTGCAAGGTACAAAATGTTATAACATTAATACCGATTATTGAATTTTTAGTAACAATTACTGTGACTGGTTCGTAATCGGATTGGTATGCAcggcggaatcgaaaccatttgctaagtatttaattatgaatttgatcaacaaatagcaatatagtaaaataaatatataatacaaGATATTTATGTGATTTGGCATTAAAGCCTACATACACGAGCGAAAAAATCGAGCCATCTATTAATCATCAAAAGGAATATAAAATCGGTGGAGAATCGCCAAATAGAGAATATCTCTAATAAACATGCCCTTagaaaaaaaacacataaagtgtttaattttttacaaaaagtaACCCAAAAAagttattaacttatatttttcATGTCACACACACACGCCTTTTCCTCttatttatatcaatatttaataaaattttgtatattCTAAAAGATGAATGAGGTAGTATATTTAtagaaaacaaataatttatattgTATTAGGAGTATTAATGCTAATTGAATTATACttcctaattatcaaaaataataaagttattcTTCTGCCAAATGCTAATAAATTCCTAATACAAATAGGGATTCTAAGCATATTCCAACAATATCCATCTTAACTTGAACTCTTCAATAAACTGTGATTATCGTTTTGCCCCactttttccattttaagtTCAAACTGAACTTGTTTTCAAAGAGGTATTTGAAGAGAACCAtacaaatttcaaaaacatcttGAACTTATTGAAACTAAAATGACTTGAAGATTTACTATTTTCAAatgtatcaatcaaaatttcacaAAACTTTGAATTTTATTGGTCTTAAACCTGATATCATAAACAAACGTCAGTAGCctataatgattaaatcaaaaaacaaatatagATGTATTCTATACGCCTGATATCGATAGCGAAATCAATCAATGTATAATGTTCATGTTATATGTATCACTCTTATATTAGTTGCTAATTTGACTTTATAAATAGGATGAGTCTTAATTCAAGTTATTACTTGAACCAAATTGACGTAGTATGTTGTAAATGaagaaaattttattattaaatcagTACCGAGAACAACTTTTCTTGATGAAAAA is part of the Mercurialis annua linkage group LG3, ddMerAnnu1.2, whole genome shotgun sequence genome and encodes:
- the LOC126671650 gene encoding cytochrome P450 87A3-like; the encoded protein is MWLMSIFVFAFAVTVSYVAHWIFRWRNPPCNGRLPPGSMGLPLIGETIQFFIPSKSLDMPHFVKSRIKKYGSIFKTSLAGRPVVVSSDDDFNHFILQQEGKLVELWYMDTLSELVGQNGSFKDGISFGHIYKTFKRLITEHFGPERLKEHILPQLEDVVDDYLQAWSKQDSIDLKHSCCSVILDFTAKLLFSYDTDKSGDNLSRTFASFAEGLLSFPVNIPGTAFHKCMENKNNIVKIIKESLEKRRAFPETSKRDLLDSLIQQMEADNLFTVDLVSYLIFVLLLATSETVPTTLTLAIRLLSEHPLVMQELLKEHEEIIRNREDKETGVTWKEYKSMTFTMNVINEALRMSGSVAMLRRTLADIYINGYTIPKGWTIMIVPASSHLNPNNYKDPTAFNPWRWKDLGSDELSKTFIPFGRGMRPCSGADFTKVFLAVFLHVFVTKYKYSTVKTGDIARTPILKFGNGHFIKLSEKQEVK